In Palleronia sp. LCG004, a single window of DNA contains:
- a CDS encoding ABC transporter ATP-binding protein, translated as MSAVLTVRDLNIRFRQDGVETHAVRGVSFEVGEGETVALVGESGSGKSVTALSTVDLLTGAARVEGSVRYHDAEMIGAPEKLLRKVRGNDISFIFQEPMTSLNPLHTIEKQLRESLELHQGLKGDTARRRILELLDEVGIADAESRLGAYPHQLSGGQRQRVMIAMALANGPDLLIADEPTTALDVTIQAQILELLAQLKAREGLSMLFITHDLTIVRKIADRVCVMKDGEIVEHGPTAEIFGDPRHPYTRMLLEAESGGRPLPVPDDSPVIAETDKLRIWFPIQKGLMKRTVGHVKAVNAATLSVRRGETVGIVGESGSGKTTLALAIMRLISSEGPIVFMGRDIQGLRGGKMRPLRGDMQIVFQDPYGSLSPRMTVEEIIAEGLHIHGTDGRRDRYQKVAAIMSEVGLDPATMHRYPHEFSGGQRQRIAIARAMILQPKLVVLDEPTSALDMTVQVQIVKLLRDLQARHGLAYLFISHDLKVVRALAHKVIVMKKGDVVEAGSADTIFDAPETEYTRALMEAAFGGVRERIR; from the coding sequence GTGAGCGCTGTCTTGACCGTCCGCGACCTCAACATCCGTTTCCGCCAGGACGGCGTCGAAACCCATGCCGTGCGCGGTGTGAGTTTCGAGGTCGGCGAGGGCGAAACTGTCGCGCTGGTTGGTGAATCCGGGTCGGGAAAATCCGTCACCGCTCTCTCCACGGTCGATCTGTTGACCGGTGCCGCGCGGGTCGAAGGGTCCGTCCGTTACCACGACGCCGAAATGATCGGCGCACCCGAGAAGCTGTTGAGGAAGGTGCGCGGCAACGATATCAGCTTCATCTTTCAGGAGCCGATGACCTCGCTCAATCCGCTCCACACGATCGAGAAACAGCTCCGGGAATCGCTCGAACTGCATCAGGGCCTGAAGGGCGACACGGCCCGGCGACGCATTCTCGAACTTCTAGACGAGGTCGGCATCGCGGATGCCGAAAGCCGGCTCGGGGCCTATCCGCATCAGCTTTCGGGCGGCCAGAGACAGCGCGTGATGATCGCCATGGCGCTGGCCAACGGTCCGGATCTCCTCATCGCGGACGAGCCCACCACCGCGCTGGACGTGACGATCCAGGCGCAGATCCTGGAACTCCTGGCGCAGTTGAAAGCGCGCGAGGGGCTTTCGATGCTCTTCATCACCCACGATCTTACGATCGTGCGCAAGATTGCCGACCGTGTTTGCGTGATGAAGGACGGCGAAATCGTCGAGCACGGGCCGACCGCCGAGATCTTCGGCGATCCGCGCCATCCCTATACGCGCATGCTGCTCGAAGCCGAAAGCGGCGGACGCCCTCTGCCCGTCCCGGATGACAGCCCTGTCATCGCCGAGACCGACAAGCTCCGGATCTGGTTCCCGATCCAGAAGGGGCTGATGAAGCGCACGGTCGGGCACGTGAAGGCCGTCAATGCCGCGACGCTCTCGGTACGGCGTGGCGAGACGGTCGGCATCGTCGGCGAATCGGGGTCCGGCAAGACGACGCTCGCACTCGCCATCATGCGGCTCATATCCTCCGAAGGGCCGATTGTGTTCATGGGCCGCGACATACAGGGGCTTCGTGGCGGCAAGATGCGCCCGTTGCGGGGGGACATGCAGATCGTGTTCCAGGACCCCTACGGATCGCTCTCCCCCCGGATGACCGTCGAGGAGATCATCGCCGAGGGGCTCCATATCCACGGCACGGATGGGCGGCGCGACCGGTATCAGAAAGTCGCGGCGATCATGTCCGAGGTCGGGCTCGACCCTGCTACGATGCACCGCTATCCGCACGAATTCTCCGGTGGCCAGCGCCAGCGCATCGCGATCGCACGCGCGATGATCCTGCAGCCGAAGCTCGTTGTCCTCGACGAGCCGACAAGCGCGCTCGACATGACGGTACAGGTCCAGATCGTGAAGTTGCTGCGCGATCTGCAGGCGCGTCATGGCCTCGCGTATCTCTTCATCAGCCATGATCTGAAGGTCGTCCGCGCCCTCGCGCACAAGGTCATCGTGATGAAGAAGGGCGACGTGGTCGAGGCGGGGTCCGCCGACACGATCTTCGACGCTCCCGAAACTGAGTATACCCGCGCGCTGATGGAGGCGGCCTTCGGCGGCGTGCGAGAACGCATCCGCTGA